One genomic segment of Brassica napus cultivar Da-Ae chromosome A3, Da-Ae, whole genome shotgun sequence includes these proteins:
- the LOC106439916 gene encoding uncharacterized protein LOC106439916 isoform X2: protein MDIRILNGGGGEQLETFEEAGAATATNLGNKKPSMSPSVSSSSVSSSTSVGRAEPVIDSFEEEDEFEWVAVEREDKAPEIEEVEHAFSALQLMFNEDDGDKSEDQVSDQSEFVDWIEPPLQLCNTSLLQPYMLDRFYDAFHLFQTDPSVQRMVMSLASDRAVWDAVMNNEVVRELITNAESDRSEEETVLSVNFIRRLLQRSAVKIMDAMEVVTKYVTDLFSGDDDTVVPGDETVVLATGAAPAIEKLQMTVLLTIVVLLIVFITRATRAR, encoded by the exons ATGGACATCAGAATCCTTAACGGTGGCGGCGGAGAGCAGCTGGAGACTTTCGAAGAAGCTGGTGCTGCTACAGCGACCAATCTCGGCAATAAGAAACCATCCATGTCACCATCAGTTTCCTCGTCCTCTGTCTCTTCTTCCACATCGGTGGGGAGAGCTGAGCCGGTGATTGATTCGtttgaggaggaggatgagTTTGAGTGGGTGGCTGTTGAAAGAGAGGATAAAGCTCCGGAGATTGAGGAAGTTGAGCATGCTTTCTCTGCACTTCAACT GATGTTCAATGAAGATGATGGTGATAAATCAGAAGACCAAGTTTCAGATCAGTCGGAGTTTGTAGATTGGATTGAGCCTCCATTGCAGCTCTGCAATACTAGTCTTCTGCAGCCTTATATGCTGGACAGATTCTACGACGCCTTTCATCTGTTTCAGACGGATCCCTCAGTTCAG AGAATGGTTATGTCATTGGCTTCAGACAGGGCTGTTTGGGATGCGGTGATGAACAATGAGGTTGTCCGTGAGCTCATTACCAACG CTGAGAGTGACAGGTCAGAAGAAGAGACTGTTTTATCCGTGAACTTCATAAGGAGGCTGCTTCAGAGAAGTGCCGTCAAAATCATGGACGCAATGGAAGTAGTCACAAAGTACGTCACCGACCTCTTCAGTGGAGATGATGATACGGTTGTTCCTGGAGATGAGACGGTTGTGTTAGCCACAGGTGCTGCGCCAGCAATAGAGAAGCTTCAGATGACGGTTCTGCTCACCATTGTTGTTTTGCTTATCGTGTTCATAACCAGAGCCACAAGAGCTAGATAG
- the LOC106439916 gene encoding uncharacterized protein LOC106439916 isoform X1, with protein MDIRILNGGGGEQLETFEEAGAATATNLGNKKPSMSPSVSSSSVSSSTSVGRAEPVIDSFEEEDEFEWVAVEREDKAPEIEEVEHAFSALQLMFNEDDGDKSEDQVSDQSEFVDWIEPPLQLCNTSLLQPYMLDRFYDAFHLFQTDPSVQRMVMSLASDRAVWDAVMNNEVVRELITNAAESDRSEEETVLSVNFIRRLLQRSAVKIMDAMEVVTKYVTDLFSGDDDTVVPGDETVVLATGAAPAIEKLQMTVLLTIVVLLIVFITRATRAR; from the exons ATGGACATCAGAATCCTTAACGGTGGCGGCGGAGAGCAGCTGGAGACTTTCGAAGAAGCTGGTGCTGCTACAGCGACCAATCTCGGCAATAAGAAACCATCCATGTCACCATCAGTTTCCTCGTCCTCTGTCTCTTCTTCCACATCGGTGGGGAGAGCTGAGCCGGTGATTGATTCGtttgaggaggaggatgagTTTGAGTGGGTGGCTGTTGAAAGAGAGGATAAAGCTCCGGAGATTGAGGAAGTTGAGCATGCTTTCTCTGCACTTCAACT GATGTTCAATGAAGATGATGGTGATAAATCAGAAGACCAAGTTTCAGATCAGTCGGAGTTTGTAGATTGGATTGAGCCTCCATTGCAGCTCTGCAATACTAGTCTTCTGCAGCCTTATATGCTGGACAGATTCTACGACGCCTTTCATCTGTTTCAGACGGATCCCTCAGTTCAG AGAATGGTTATGTCATTGGCTTCAGACAGGGCTGTTTGGGATGCGGTGATGAACAATGAGGTTGTCCGTGAGCTCATTACCAACG CAGCTGAGAGTGACAGGTCAGAAGAAGAGACTGTTTTATCCGTGAACTTCATAAGGAGGCTGCTTCAGAGAAGTGCCGTCAAAATCATGGACGCAATGGAAGTAGTCACAAAGTACGTCACCGACCTCTTCAGTGGAGATGATGATACGGTTGTTCCTGGAGATGAGACGGTTGTGTTAGCCACAGGTGCTGCGCCAGCAATAGAGAAGCTTCAGATGACGGTTCTGCTCACCATTGTTGTTTTGCTTATCGTGTTCATAACCAGAGCCACAAGAGCTAGATAG